A stretch of Desulfobacter hydrogenophilus DNA encodes these proteins:
- a CDS encoding integrase catalytic domain-containing protein: protein MSFQAKRELLANVAPRYREENKKHKSVILNEFILATGYSRKYAIRLLSLKELPVVRRIKKPRPRIYNSDVQEALKIAWAASNYIASKRLAPFLKDLVPTLERYGHLELNDETRSQLISISPATIDRILKPIRNNGLNMSTTKPGKLLKHQIPIRTFTDWEEDEPGFFEADLVAHCGWSMEGEFLYTLVLTDIATGWVECIALPYRSGSAVIHALDKAQELIPFPILGIDTDNGTEFINTELIRYCEKEKITFTRGRAYKKNDQCYVEQKNGIVVRQIVGYDRFEGHHAYMQLSELYRAVRLYVNFFQPSMKLKKKWRDNSKIKKTYDAAQTPFQRLKQAVQIQKETNEKLELVNYSLDPVLLLKQIQFLQDALWKHVTLAKQPSSGKNEDRQPLYGFKLPLTTEEPTEKNNDNLILEPGIIKRRQYRKTEKPRAKHWWRTRKDPFEDAWDEVCSWLENDPEKTAKSMLSKLQEKYPGQYTKGQLRTLQRRVKAWREKAIITYDDNLLKRNPLAEDTRIGDLKAITVDTQKMEKGKLTV from the coding sequence ATGAGTTTTCAAGCAAAAAGAGAATTGTTGGCAAATGTTGCTCCCCGATATAGGGAAGAAAATAAGAAGCACAAATCAGTTATTTTGAACGAATTCATTTTAGCAACTGGATACTCGCGTAAATATGCAATCCGGTTACTGTCTTTAAAAGAGTTACCGGTTGTGAGAAGAATTAAAAAGCCACGGCCAAGAATTTATAACAGTGACGTTCAAGAAGCATTGAAAATTGCCTGGGCGGCTTCAAACTATATCGCCTCAAAAAGGCTTGCCCCGTTTTTGAAGGATCTGGTGCCGACTTTGGAACGTTACGGACACCTTGAACTTAACGACGAAACCCGTTCTCAACTTATTTCAATAAGCCCCGCAACGATTGACCGAATTTTAAAACCAATAAGAAACAATGGCCTGAATATGAGTACAACCAAACCCGGAAAACTTCTTAAACATCAGATTCCGATAAGAACATTTACTGATTGGGAGGAAGATGAGCCTGGTTTTTTTGAGGCTGACCTGGTAGCACATTGTGGCTGGAGCATGGAAGGAGAATTTCTTTATACATTGGTTTTGACAGATATCGCCACAGGTTGGGTCGAGTGTATTGCTCTACCATACCGCAGTGGTTCTGCTGTTATTCATGCTTTGGATAAAGCCCAGGAATTGATACCTTTTCCAATATTAGGGATTGATACTGATAACGGAACTGAGTTCATCAATACTGAATTGATCCGTTATTGCGAAAAAGAAAAGATAACTTTTACCAGGGGAAGAGCATATAAGAAAAACGATCAGTGTTATGTTGAGCAGAAAAACGGAATAGTTGTAAGGCAGATAGTCGGGTACGATCGTTTTGAAGGTCACCATGCTTATATGCAACTCTCTGAGTTATATCGGGCAGTACGCCTTTATGTGAATTTCTTCCAACCTTCAATGAAGCTGAAAAAAAAATGGCGAGATAACAGCAAAATAAAGAAAACATATGATGCTGCACAAACCCCATTTCAAAGGTTGAAACAAGCCGTCCAGATCCAAAAGGAAACAAATGAAAAGCTGGAATTGGTAAACTATTCTTTGGATCCGGTTCTTCTGTTAAAGCAAATTCAGTTTTTACAGGATGCGCTGTGGAAACATGTAACTTTGGCGAAACAACCTTCCTCCGGTAAAAATGAAGATAGGCAGCCTCTATACGGTTTTAAATTACCATTAACTACGGAAGAGCCTACTGAAAAAAACAATGACAATTTGATTTTAGAACCTGGCATTATAAAAAGGAGGCAGTATAGGAAAACGGAAAAACCGCGTGCCAAGCACTGGTGGCGAACCAGGAAGGATCCTTTTGAAGATGCTTGGGATGAGGTCTGTTCATGGTTGGAGAATGATCCTGAAAAGACCGCCAAATCAATGCTTTCAAAACTTCAGGAAAAATATCCAGGACAATACACAAAGGGGCAGCTGAGGACTTTACAGCGGCGGGTCAAAGCCTGGAGGGAAAAAGCCATTATTACATATGATGATAATCTTTTAAAACGTAATCCTTTGGCTGAAGATACCAGAATCGGGGACCTCAAAGCTATAACAGTGGATACCCAAAAAATGGAAAAGGGAAAGCTTACTGTATAA
- a CDS encoding IS4 family transposase encodes MNTTLTNVENQMTNSEQIGVLNDYFTKFKIGKLLNQSGIVKTKGASPLAIFTALFNLAFHNKNLYQGIVKNKKVDVDKDAAYNFLNSPTYNWRRFTLQLCRRIYFIIRKLLDDSSEEVLIFDDSTYSRNRSKKVELLSRVFDHTDMKYIKGFRMLTLGWSDGNSFLGLDFALLSSVDKKNRYNEINPDIDKRTCGYHRRQEAVTKTTAHLVPMVKRALDMGVRAKYILMDSWFSMPSAIANLREYIHVICMLKDHPKWLYEYQGKKLRLSELYGKLKKKRGRAKVKAQAIVTLSNGKQAKIIFVPCDKKRGWLALLSTDLALPNEEIIRLYGKRWDIEVFFKMCKQHLKLVKEIQIRNYDGLVGHTSLVIARYNILSLYQRQCMDQRSFGELFRACNDEMTNLSFMVSLERIMRLALVNIRQLFNFTERMVQVMLDQVMGQALKYFGFSSRPEELLGV; translated from the coding sequence ATGAATACTACCCTTACCAACGTAGAAAATCAAATGACAAATTCAGAACAAATCGGCGTACTCAATGATTATTTTACAAAATTCAAAATTGGTAAGTTATTGAATCAATCAGGAATCGTTAAAACCAAAGGAGCCTCACCGCTTGCCATTTTCACAGCCCTATTTAACTTGGCATTTCACAACAAGAATTTATACCAGGGCATTGTGAAAAATAAAAAAGTTGATGTCGATAAGGACGCCGCTTACAATTTTTTGAACTCTCCAACATATAACTGGCGGCGGTTTACCCTTCAGCTCTGCCGCCGAATTTATTTTATCATCAGAAAGCTCCTTGATGATTCTTCTGAAGAAGTTCTTATCTTCGACGATTCTACCTATAGCAGAAACCGTTCTAAAAAAGTCGAGCTTTTATCCCGGGTGTTTGATCATACAGATATGAAGTACATCAAAGGATTCCGGATGCTGACTCTTGGCTGGTCTGACGGTAACAGTTTTCTTGGACTTGATTTTGCCCTTTTATCATCTGTAGACAAAAAGAATCGATACAATGAAATAAATCCTGATATTGATAAAAGGACCTGCGGATATCATCGCCGCCAGGAAGCGGTTACAAAAACCACAGCCCATCTCGTACCGATGGTAAAAAGAGCCCTTGATATGGGTGTCCGGGCTAAGTATATTTTAATGGACAGTTGGTTTTCGATGCCGTCAGCAATCGCAAATTTGCGGGAATACATACACGTCATATGCATGCTGAAAGATCATCCAAAATGGCTTTATGAATATCAAGGCAAAAAGCTTAGGCTGTCCGAACTCTATGGAAAATTGAAGAAAAAACGAGGAAGAGCAAAAGTCAAAGCCCAAGCTATTGTTACTCTTTCCAACGGCAAGCAGGCAAAAATCATTTTTGTTCCCTGTGATAAAAAACGTGGCTGGCTTGCACTCCTGTCGACAGATTTGGCCCTTCCTAATGAAGAAATCATTCGTCTGTACGGCAAACGTTGGGATATAGAGGTCTTTTTCAAAATGTGCAAACAGCACTTAAAATTGGTGAAGGAAATACAAATTCGAAATTACGATGGCCTTGTGGGCCATACATCTCTGGTTATTGCCAGGTATAATATTCTCAGCCTTTATCAGCGGCAATGTATGGATCAGAGATCATTCGGGGAGCTCTTCAGGGCCTGTAACGATGAGATGACCAATTTGTCTTTTATGGTTTCTTTGGAGCGGATCATGCGTTTAGCTTTGGTAAATATTCGGCAATTATTTAATTTTACCGAGCGTATGGTTCAAGTGATGCTTGATCAGGTAATGGGCCAAGCTCTCAAGTATTTCGGTTTTTCAAGTAGGCCTGAGGAATTATTGGGGGTGTAA
- a CDS encoding reverse transcriptase domain-containing protein, with translation MSLENRLAIAIKKEAEKLICRYHEYHNNTHAEFLRNKKRLGDSAPPKSIKKPNYWNIDKKFNPFYVRRKHKNIAKSIAKNIKLRTYNPNKPFIKEVPKHDGGKRNVTIYQIPDAAVSKLFFNRLLSKNKHRFSSFSYAYRNDRNVHFAIQDISVDLKNSERIFIAEFDFSDFFGSISHNYLFDQFGKNGFFISPEERFIIRAFLKDRKVGIPQGTSISLFLANLTCWSFDQKLEKEGVKFSRYADDTIAWSPEYSKICNSFLLINEFSKEAGIRINITKSDGINLLSKPNLHSEISSKKSLNFLGYTLSVDRVSIKNKSVDKIKKQISYILYRNLIQPLKKPSLAGQKIPANDKDENFLTAMMQIRRYLYGGLSKKHINDYLSGRINRIFFKGIMSFYPLVDDTDQLKELDGWLLSVIYRSLQLRAKLLATWSFNRYHIFPFNQSRGELLKRCGEEKIYGKYLLEIPSFLLIHQALKKGLIEKGIEKIMNPRSLGYDY, from the coding sequence ATGAGTTTAGAAAACAGACTTGCTATTGCAATAAAGAAGGAAGCAGAAAAATTAATTTGCAGATACCATGAATATCACAATAATACACATGCAGAGTTTTTGCGAAATAAAAAAAGGTTGGGAGACTCTGCCCCTCCTAAATCTATTAAAAAACCAAATTATTGGAACATAGACAAAAAATTCAATCCCTTTTACGTTAGGCGCAAACATAAAAATATCGCTAAATCAATAGCAAAAAATATAAAATTACGAACATACAATCCGAATAAGCCGTTTATAAAGGAAGTGCCAAAGCATGACGGTGGAAAACGGAACGTAACCATTTATCAGATTCCAGACGCCGCTGTTTCTAAGTTGTTTTTTAATCGATTATTATCAAAAAACAAACATCGCTTCAGTTCTTTTTCATATGCATATAGAAATGATCGGAATGTTCATTTTGCGATCCAAGACATCTCTGTAGATCTTAAAAATAGTGAACGTATCTTCATCGCAGAATTCGATTTTTCAGATTTTTTTGGCTCGATTTCACATAACTATTTATTTGACCAATTTGGGAAAAATGGATTTTTCATTAGCCCAGAAGAAAGATTTATTATTCGAGCCTTTCTTAAAGATAGAAAAGTTGGCATACCACAGGGCACTTCTATCAGTTTATTTTTAGCCAATTTAACCTGTTGGAGTTTTGATCAGAAATTAGAAAAAGAAGGGGTGAAATTTTCAAGATATGCTGATGATACTATAGCCTGGTCTCCAGAATATTCAAAAATATGCAATTCATTTCTATTAATAAATGAATTTTCCAAAGAGGCTGGCATTAGAATTAACATAACAAAATCAGATGGAATTAATTTACTGTCAAAACCCAATTTGCATTCTGAGATCTCATCAAAAAAATCTTTAAACTTCCTTGGCTACACATTATCTGTTGATAGGGTCTCTATTAAAAATAAATCTGTTGATAAGATTAAAAAACAAATTTCCTATATATTGTATCGAAACTTGATTCAACCACTTAAAAAACCCTCTCTTGCGGGACAAAAAATACCCGCCAATGATAAAGATGAGAATTTTTTGACCGCTATGATGCAGATTAGACGTTACCTGTATGGTGGCTTAAGCAAAAAACATATCAATGATTATCTATCGGGAAGAATAAATAGAATTTTCTTCAAAGGAATAATGAGTTTTTATCCATTGGTTGATGATACTGACCAATTAAAGGAACTCGATGGTTGGCTTCTTTCAGTAATTTACCGGTCTTTACAACTAAGAGCCAAATTGTTAGCGACATGGAGTTTTAATCGATACCACATATTTCCTTTCAATCAAAGCCGTGGAGAATTGTTGAAAAGGTGTGGAGAAGAAAAGATTTATGGAAAATATCTTTTAGAAATCCCAAGCTTTTTACTGATACACCAAGCCCTTAAAAAAGGCTTAATCGAAAAAGGTATAGAAAAAATAATGAATCCTCGTTCTCTCGGTTATGATTATTAA
- a CDS encoding nucleotidyl transferase AbiEii/AbiGii toxin family protein: MFDEKIEQMLDRYELLTVHDHENALKEIIQEIVLLGLWRSKFYEKAVFYGGSALRILHKLERFSENLDFSLIQPENTLDIKKHFGAVKSELELWGFEVSTEEKSKKNESNIDSAFIKANTLIHLLKINSNLKTHKNAVMKIKLEIDQEPAIGFTSDIKYHLRPIPFTIKTMTLPSLFAGKMHALLCRTVRTNIKGRDWYDLIWFVKNNIPCELYYLKNKMVQTGHFDLSEVLDKKKVVELLSEKIKQIDFTLAKRDVEPFLKNSRQKDELNLWSDAFFNDYLIQEIDVLTSQ, encoded by the coding sequence ATGTTTGATGAAAAAATCGAACAAATGTTAGACAGGTATGAATTACTTACAGTTCATGACCATGAGAATGCTCTCAAAGAGATCATACAAGAAATCGTTTTGCTTGGTTTATGGCGGTCAAAATTTTATGAAAAGGCTGTTTTTTACGGTGGAAGCGCATTACGAATTCTGCATAAGCTGGAGCGTTTTTCTGAAAATCTGGATTTTTCACTAATTCAGCCTGAAAATACTTTGGATATTAAAAAACACTTCGGTGCAGTAAAATCAGAATTGGAATTATGGGGTTTTGAGGTTTCCACCGAAGAAAAGAGCAAGAAAAATGAAAGCAATATTGATTCAGCTTTCATAAAAGCAAATACATTGATCCATTTATTAAAAATTAATTCAAATTTAAAAACCCACAAAAATGCTGTAATGAAAATAAAATTAGAAATTGATCAAGAACCAGCCATCGGATTTACAAGTGACATCAAATATCATCTCCGCCCAATTCCATTCACCATTAAAACCATGACATTGCCGAGTTTGTTTGCAGGCAAAATGCATGCTTTATTATGCCGTACTGTAAGGACCAACATCAAAGGCCGAGACTGGTATGATTTAATCTGGTTTGTGAAGAATAATATCCCATGTGAGTTATATTATCTTAAAAATAAAATGGTACAAACCGGCCATTTTGATTTGTCAGAGGTCTTGGATAAAAAAAAAGTTGTTGAATTGTTATCTGAAAAGATTAAGCAGATTGATTTTACCTTGGCAAAAAGAGATGTTGAACCATTTTTAAAAAACTCAAGGCAAAAGGATGAGTTGAATCTTTGGTCTGATGCATTTTTTAATGATTATTTAATTCAGGAAATTGATGTCCTGACAAGTCAATAA
- the carA gene encoding glutamine-hydrolyzing carbamoyl-phosphate synthase small subunit: MKALLALEDGRTFSCRSFTGPGEAQGEVVFNTSMTGYQEILTDPSYYGQMVTMTYPLIGNYGVCPEDVESDRIHVAAFIVKEYQEFPSNFRSKGTLADYLIKSHVLGIEDLDTRALTRHIRKSGAMRAMISTTDLDPESLVARASQIPSMEGSDLVGHVTTKKPYFWKYNQPDYVDAKSLEAPFIWRHKGKKHSVVALDFGIKYNIIRCLEDAGCEVLVVPAKTNAQAIKRLNPDGIFLSNGPGDPEPLTYIVETIRELLEHFPMFGICLGMQLLGLAMGGKTMKIKFGHRGGNQPVKNMDTGKVEITSQNHGFAVDLNTLDKNKCHLTHINLNEDSLEGLKNDSIRAFAVQYHPEASPGPHDAAYLFNQFAKVMENAKA, encoded by the coding sequence ATGAAAGCATTGTTAGCCCTGGAAGATGGAAGAACATTTTCCTGCAGAAGTTTTACAGGGCCGGGGGAGGCCCAGGGAGAGGTGGTGTTCAATACCAGCATGACCGGTTACCAGGAAATCCTAACCGACCCGTCCTATTACGGGCAGATGGTCACTATGACCTATCCGCTCATAGGCAACTACGGCGTGTGTCCGGAAGATGTTGAATCAGACCGTATTCATGTGGCAGCCTTCATTGTCAAAGAATACCAGGAGTTTCCAAGCAATTTCAGATCAAAGGGAACCCTTGCCGACTATCTGATAAAATCCCATGTCCTGGGCATTGAGGATCTTGATACAAGGGCCCTGACCCGGCATATCCGAAAATCCGGTGCCATGAGGGCCATGATATCCACCACGGACCTGGATCCAGAATCCCTTGTGGCCCGGGCCAGTCAGATTCCTTCCATGGAAGGATCAGACCTGGTGGGCCATGTCACAACCAAAAAACCCTATTTCTGGAAATACAACCAACCGGATTATGTGGATGCCAAAAGTCTTGAAGCCCCCTTTATATGGCGTCACAAAGGTAAAAAACATTCTGTGGTAGCCCTGGATTTCGGCATAAAATACAATATTATCCGCTGCCTTGAAGACGCAGGGTGCGAGGTGCTGGTCGTTCCGGCAAAAACCAATGCCCAAGCCATAAAACGCCTGAACCCGGACGGTATTTTCCTGTCCAACGGCCCCGGTGACCCCGAGCCCTTGACGTATATAGTGGAAACCATACGTGAACTTCTCGAACACTTCCCAATGTTTGGTATATGTCTTGGCATGCAGCTTTTAGGACTTGCCATGGGCGGTAAAACCATGAAGATTAAATTCGGCCACAGGGGGGGCAATCAGCCGGTGAAGAATATGGATACCGGAAAGGTGGAGATCACCTCCCAGAACCATGGGTTTGCCGTGGATCTGAATACCCTTGACAAAAACAAGTGCCACCTGACCCACATCAATCTGAACGAAGACTCCCTGGAAGGGCTTAAGAACGATAGCATCCGGGCGTTTGCAGTCCAGTACCACCCCGAAGCCTCCCCGGGTCCCCATGATGCGGCCTATCTTTTTAACCAGTTTGCAAAAGTGATGGAAAATGCCAAAGCGTAA
- a CDS encoding type IV toxin-antitoxin system AbiEi family antitoxin domain-containing protein, translating into MKGLIQLPAEFDYNLLLHALKYYKKPRDKIRGLIKNKDILRVKKGLYVLGKEYNKPYNKYILANQIYGPSYITGQSALAFWNMIPERVELIISMTTKRKKLFETPVGRFSYLYCHKKVFNIGIKLEHTGDQKRILIASPEKALSDIIATQTQISSEKEMKEFLQLMRLEYGDIKKLDSSLLEEIKAGYKRQSMNLLLNCLKEDYV; encoded by the coding sequence ATGAAGGGTTTAATTCAGCTTCCAGCAGAATTTGATTACAATTTGTTACTTCATGCCTTAAAGTATTACAAAAAACCAAGAGATAAAATCAGAGGCCTGATCAAGAATAAAGATATCTTAAGGGTCAAAAAAGGTCTCTATGTGTTGGGCAAAGAGTATAATAAGCCGTACAATAAGTATATCCTGGCCAATCAGATCTATGGGCCGTCCTATATCACTGGTCAAAGCGCTTTGGCATTCTGGAACATGATACCGGAACGTGTTGAACTCATTATCAGCATGACAACTAAAAGAAAGAAGCTGTTTGAAACACCGGTTGGCAGATTTTCGTATTTATATTGCCATAAAAAGGTTTTCAACATTGGGATTAAGCTTGAACATACTGGTGATCAAAAAAGAATTCTAATAGCCTCGCCTGAGAAGGCACTGAGTGATATTATTGCAACCCAGACCCAGATTTCATCAGAAAAGGAAATGAAGGAATTTCTCCAATTAATGAGATTGGAGTATGGTGATATCAAGAAACTTGATTCATCATTATTAGAAGAAATCAAGGCTGGATATAAAAGGCAAAGTATGAACCTGCTGCTCAATTGCTTAAAGGAAGATTATGTTTGA